Proteins from one Shewanella pealeana ATCC 700345 genomic window:
- a CDS encoding multidrug effflux MFS transporter, producing MRRSLLPILLPMVILSPLAIDIYLPSMPTMAAEFAVSASEIQSTLVLFLFAMGTGQLLIGPLADRYGRRPIAIGGIIFYMISSLLAAIAVEFHWLQIARVMQGLAACSTSIVVFSAVRDCFSPKESARYYSYLNGMICIIPALAPTLGGMLALQFGWRSNFIFMALYGLVILALVSLRLPETRPQNTISDGPLYRWARYKPVITEPHFVFYAIACMAGMAAILSYVSYAPVWLIGHLGVSELTFSGLFGLNAAVNIVACFAAPLVIKKLGNRPTVIAALILMLASAVTQVIVQLVGPQSGLMAAYSYMLPMMLLCIGFALLLGPATSMALSAFGERAGTATAMLGFIQMSGASLLTALIQQTSLPAPYAVAALMGVGAIALLAMMAMPKFDHWHQEQHAY from the coding sequence ATGCGTCGTAGTTTGTTACCCATTTTGTTGCCAATGGTGATTTTAAGCCCGTTGGCTATCGATATTTATCTCCCCTCTATGCCTACAATGGCAGCGGAGTTTGCTGTATCAGCTAGCGAAATCCAATCGACGTTAGTACTCTTCTTGTTTGCCATGGGCACTGGCCAGTTATTGATTGGTCCACTGGCGGATCGCTATGGTCGCCGACCTATTGCCATAGGTGGCATCATCTTTTATATGATTAGCAGTCTATTGGCCGCTATTGCAGTAGAGTTTCATTGGCTGCAAATTGCTCGAGTGATGCAAGGCTTAGCCGCTTGTTCCACCTCTATCGTGGTATTCAGTGCGGTGCGGGACTGTTTTTCACCCAAAGAGAGCGCTCGTTACTACAGCTATCTTAACGGTATGATCTGTATTATTCCCGCGTTAGCACCGACCTTGGGCGGCATGCTGGCGCTGCAATTTGGCTGGCGTTCAAACTTCATCTTTATGGCCTTGTATGGCCTAGTTATTCTGGCTTTAGTGAGCCTGCGTCTACCTGAAACTCGCCCACAGAATACCATCAGTGACGGGCCACTATACCGCTGGGCGCGTTATAAGCCGGTGATTACTGAGCCGCACTTTGTGTTTTATGCCATCGCTTGTATGGCGGGTATGGCTGCAATCCTGAGTTATGTGTCTTACGCACCTGTGTGGCTTATCGGTCACTTGGGTGTATCAGAGTTAACTTTCAGTGGCCTATTTGGCTTAAACGCGGCCGTGAATATCGTTGCCTGTTTTGCCGCACCACTAGTGATTAAAAAGCTGGGCAACCGACCAACCGTTATTGCTGCGTTAATCTTGATGCTAGCGTCTGCAGTCACTCAGGTTATTGTGCAGTTGGTGGGTCCGCAGTCAGGCTTGATGGCAGCGTATAGCTACATGTTACCTATGATGCTGCTCTGTATCGGCTTTGCCTTACTACTCGGCCCAGCAACCAGTATGGCGCTTTCGGCCTTTGGCGAAAGAGCGGGTACGGCAACAGCAATGCTTGGTTTCATTCAGATGAGTGGCGCCTCACTGCTGACGGCACTTATCCAGCAGACGAGTCTGCCTGCTCCGTATGCGGTAGCGGCCTTGATGGGCGTGGGAGCGATTGCATTACTTGCCATGATGGCTATGCCTAAGTTTGACCATTGGCACCAAGAGCAACACGCTTACTAG
- a CDS encoding cytochrome c3 family protein, which yields MLKVLGLTVLLSFSGVVMATSVADSHTEMAGCESCHKDGDPSADMTYENETCVSCHGSLKELDGEMHLQHDGIITCSDCHVVHEEVSANDSCASCH from the coding sequence ATGCTTAAAGTTTTAGGATTAACAGTTTTATTGAGCTTTTCGGGTGTAGTGATGGCAACTTCAGTTGCTGACTCACATACAGAGATGGCAGGTTGTGAGTCATGCCATAAAGATGGTGATCCATCGGCGGATATGACATATGAGAATGAAACCTGTGTGAGCTGTCATGGCTCATTGAAAGAGCTTGATGGTGAGATGCATCTGCAGCATGACGGTATCATTACTTGTAGTGACTGCCATGTTGTGCACGAGGAGGTTTCGGCTAACGATAGCTGTGCAAGCTGCCACTAA
- a CDS encoding EAL domain-containing protein produces the protein MSLLTWSELYPRVSSTDPAHSEQFLLWQNESESTALAILQGHHFLAATPAALNYFESQEQNFIHATPFDFSPRLQSSGRNSVEYGQQMIKKAAKGEVVSLSWLHMSQQGKELPTVLTLYPAQLDNIKVMIVSFKPLDRRKRSRESISNGFETLPKELMSITLEDSAEAVYITDEDDRILAVNKAMCRICGYSAEHLLSKTPSDIKLELQHQNQAPDNPLKGKGSWQGEVWKCRSDGSTFPAWQSCRRIYADNTVFYVNLFSDISEKKALENKLTQQAMYDKLTGLPNRFHLIQLLNKAINNIKQSPDSIGALMFLDLNGFKNINDSFGHSTGDKVLQLVAARLEACCIENAEIARLGGDEFTLVLPQCHSRQEIEAFSELILSLFEAPFEINGQKFYLGTSIGISLFPQQSDEPNQLLSMADTAMYSAKNSPKHIRFYNATIREAAEKKLHTLNDLRHAQSLGQFSLVYQSIVDLESNRTVAIEALLRWNQSNGEVIEAHDFIPLLEEAGLMVNVGQWALEQACIQMLKWQQDYDSELKISVNISRSQLEHPDFISMLEGLLTRTCLPASALIIEITENAFIHRPKLMTKVLAQLKEMGICITIDDFGAGLSSLSRLSSLPIDSLKIDAGFAQRLDCNQGRKLCKAIMQLAQTLEINFVAEGVETQAQRDMLLSLGKGMGQGYFYNRPTAAENFTHEVLDPIYATTQTKNLAAR, from the coding sequence ATGAGTTTGTTAACCTGGTCTGAATTGTACCCCCGTGTATCCTCTACAGATCCGGCTCATTCCGAGCAATTCTTGCTCTGGCAAAATGAATCTGAATCAACCGCTCTGGCCATATTACAGGGGCACCACTTTCTTGCTGCCACCCCCGCAGCGCTCAATTATTTTGAAAGCCAAGAGCAGAACTTTATTCATGCCACCCCCTTCGACTTCTCTCCCAGACTGCAGTCTTCAGGAAGAAATAGTGTCGAGTATGGCCAGCAAATGATAAAAAAGGCGGCCAAGGGCGAGGTCGTCTCATTGAGTTGGTTGCATATGAGTCAGCAAGGTAAAGAGCTGCCTACCGTTTTAACCCTTTACCCGGCTCAACTCGATAACATTAAGGTGATGATAGTCTCCTTCAAGCCTTTAGACAGGCGAAAGCGCAGTAGAGAGAGTATCAGTAATGGCTTTGAAACCTTGCCTAAAGAGCTGATGTCGATAACCCTAGAAGACAGCGCCGAAGCCGTTTATATCACAGATGAAGATGATAGAATTTTGGCGGTCAATAAGGCCATGTGCCGGATCTGTGGCTATAGTGCCGAACATTTGCTCAGTAAGACTCCGAGCGATATCAAGCTAGAATTACAACACCAAAATCAAGCACCCGATAACCCTCTTAAAGGCAAGGGAAGCTGGCAAGGGGAAGTTTGGAAGTGTCGCTCAGATGGTTCAACATTCCCGGCATGGCAAAGTTGCCGACGGATCTACGCCGATAACACAGTATTTTACGTTAACTTGTTTAGCGATATTAGTGAGAAGAAGGCGCTCGAAAACAAGCTGACTCAACAAGCCATGTATGACAAGCTAACTGGGTTGCCAAATCGTTTCCATCTGATCCAATTGCTCAATAAGGCGATCAACAACATCAAGCAATCTCCCGACTCGATCGGCGCGCTGATGTTTTTAGATCTCAATGGTTTTAAGAATATTAACGACAGCTTTGGTCACTCGACCGGAGATAAAGTCTTACAACTCGTTGCAGCTCGTCTCGAAGCTTGTTGTATCGAGAATGCTGAAATCGCCCGCCTCGGTGGTGATGAGTTCACCTTAGTCTTACCTCAGTGCCACAGCAGGCAAGAAATTGAAGCATTTTCTGAGCTGATATTGTCATTGTTTGAGGCCCCCTTCGAGATTAATGGTCAGAAATTCTATCTTGGCACCAGTATTGGGATCTCGCTATTTCCGCAGCAAAGTGACGAGCCCAATCAGCTCTTAAGCATGGCCGACACCGCTATGTATTCGGCTAAAAATAGCCCTAAGCATATCCGTTTCTATAACGCGACCATTCGCGAAGCGGCCGAGAAAAAACTACATACTCTAAATGACCTACGCCACGCTCAAAGTCTTGGCCAATTCAGTTTAGTTTATCAAAGCATTGTCGATTTAGAATCCAATAGAACAGTGGCAATTGAAGCTCTATTGCGCTGGAATCAGAGTAATGGTGAGGTTATTGAAGCCCATGATTTTATTCCTCTACTAGAGGAAGCTGGCCTGATGGTCAACGTTGGCCAATGGGCGCTAGAACAAGCTTGCATTCAAATGCTGAAATGGCAACAAGACTACGACTCAGAACTTAAAATCAGCGTGAATATCTCAAGATCTCAGCTAGAACACCCAGACTTTATCTCCATGCTTGAAGGGTTACTGACGCGGACTTGCCTGCCTGCTAGCGCATTGATTATTGAGATCACCGAGAATGCTTTTATACACAGGCCTAAATTGATGACAAAAGTCTTAGCTCAGTTAAAAGAGATGGGTATTTGCATCACGATTGACGACTTTGGCGCTGGATTGTCCTCATTAAGTCGGCTCAGCAGCTTGCCTATCGACAGCCTGAAAATTGATGCAGGCTTTGCCCAACGCTTAGATTGCAATCAAGGTCGAAAGCTTTGCAAAGCCATTATGCAACTAGCGCAAACCTTAGAGATCAATTTTGTTGCTGAAGGGGTAGAAACTCAAGCCCAAAGAGATATGCTGTTGAGTCTAGGAAAAGGCATGGGCCAAGGGTATTTCTATAATAGGCCAACAGCGGCTGAAAACTTTACCCATGAGGTACTCGACCCAATCTACGCGACAACGCAGACTAAGAATCTAGCGGCAAGATGA
- a CDS encoding TerB family tellurite resistance protein, whose protein sequence is MIAKLKQFFGNPQAVLSEEERQEHLNLAAASLLLEVVMADESMSEQEAKLLPDLLTTTLNLSTDDVQSLISEAKRSQQKSTSLYEFTQAINDNFDVSQKQQLILAMWQLAYADGHLCQYEDQIIRRTAELFYLRHSELIQMRNIAMEQQANPSHD, encoded by the coding sequence ATGATCGCCAAACTGAAACAATTTTTTGGTAACCCACAAGCCGTCCTTTCTGAGGAAGAGCGCCAAGAACACTTAAATCTGGCTGCCGCCAGTTTGCTACTAGAAGTTGTCATGGCCGATGAAAGCATGTCAGAGCAAGAGGCCAAATTGCTGCCTGATTTGCTAACTACCACATTGAATCTAAGCACTGATGACGTACAAAGCCTGATAAGCGAAGCGAAGAGATCACAACAAAAGTCGACCTCTTTATACGAGTTCACTCAAGCGATTAACGACAATTTTGATGTCAGCCAAAAACAACAGCTTATTTTAGCCATGTGGCAACTTGCTTATGCTGATGGGCATTTATGCCAATATGAAGATCAGATCATTCGTCGCACTGCTGAGTTATTTTATTTACGCCATAGCGAACTCATTCAAATGCGTAATATTGCGATGGAACAGCAAGCCAACCCCTCTCATGATTAG
- a CDS encoding class I SAM-dependent methyltransferase yields MSICPLCQQPSLQAFYQDKFREYQRCGNCLLVSVPEAFLLNAVEEKAVYDQHQNNPDDLGYRKFLSRALDPVLQRVSQDAEGLDFGCGPGPTISVMAAEKGIKVDNYDLYYCNDPQKLQKQYDFVTITEVIEHVADAKSLLATLDSLLKPGGLLVIMTKRAGDLEAFSRWHYKGDPTHINFYATETFEWIAKQYNWTLEVLGNDVVLFNKA; encoded by the coding sequence GTGAGTATTTGTCCCTTGTGTCAGCAGCCGAGTTTACAGGCTTTTTATCAAGATAAGTTTAGAGAGTATCAGCGCTGTGGCAATTGTTTGCTGGTCAGTGTGCCTGAAGCCTTCTTGCTTAACGCTGTTGAAGAAAAAGCCGTTTACGATCAACATCAAAATAACCCCGATGATCTCGGCTACCGTAAATTCCTATCAAGGGCATTGGACCCGGTTCTGCAGCGAGTCTCTCAAGACGCCGAGGGATTAGACTTTGGTTGTGGTCCCGGCCCCACGATAAGTGTGATGGCGGCAGAAAAGGGCATTAAAGTTGATAATTACGATCTCTATTATTGCAACGATCCTCAAAAACTGCAGAAACAATATGATTTTGTCACCATCACCGAAGTGATTGAGCATGTCGCGGATGCCAAATCCTTATTAGCGACATTAGATAGCCTGTTAAAACCGGGTGGGTTACTGGTGATTATGACTAAACGTGCCGGCGATCTCGAGGCATTCAGCCGCTGGCACTATAAAGGCGACCCGACTCACATAAACTTTTATGCGACAGAGACGTTTGAGTGGATTGCTAAGCAATATAATTGGACTTTAGAAGTGTTGGGTAATGATGTGGTGCTGTTTAACAAAGCTTAA
- a CDS encoding DUF4145 domain-containing protein: protein MLNDIEFVNLFSAELGEDYRKAKSYVKDVPTQALLHVRSFSHKLTSLLAEPKKIRFESPNLYDRIEQLNQHRLINVKTTRALHKLRADGNRGAHPEKYHLTPEQLQQLSERSIKQLLSLVESLFVSVSKQDKPEYYFEDFDSLAGRDLCYRAVMDRDPESQYLVGMSLKTRALMQREQEHALQGSGDEAVEERSTASLKQASYWFAQASIKDLNALFEHGVSLIHGYSGETDVIAGELAIAKAAEAGIANAMALLGYFYLVGSEQFEADSSLAQQYLSEAAKLEQSEAMANLGVLYYQQGELESAYKYIHRAAQAGFPHAQYHLALMLARGEGCEQDSIKSAYWMAEAAEQGQVDAMFSCAQGMLHDDSAIGQDLSQAEAYLREVIKYGHSVPAMIELSIALADGILGRIDVVSAAALLKMARERANQTELDVILPLWSSLAQQVDAVLAVTNSKQELLSLNKAAELLSEPED from the coding sequence TTGTTGAACGATATTGAGTTCGTCAATCTGTTCTCAGCTGAATTAGGTGAGGATTATCGCAAGGCCAAAAGTTATGTAAAAGATGTACCGACTCAGGCACTGCTACATGTACGCAGTTTTAGTCATAAGCTCACGAGTTTGCTGGCTGAGCCTAAGAAGATCCGTTTCGAAAGCCCTAACCTATATGACCGAATCGAGCAGCTTAATCAGCATCGACTCATCAACGTTAAAACCACCCGCGCACTACACAAGCTCAGAGCCGACGGTAACCGTGGCGCTCATCCTGAAAAGTATCACCTCACCCCCGAGCAGCTACAGCAGTTAAGTGAGCGTTCGATTAAACAGCTTTTATCTTTGGTGGAGTCGCTGTTTGTTAGTGTGAGCAAGCAAGATAAGCCTGAATATTACTTTGAAGATTTTGACTCGTTAGCGGGGCGAGACCTGTGCTATCGCGCCGTCATGGATCGCGACCCCGAGTCGCAGTATTTGGTGGGGATGTCATTAAAAACCCGAGCTCTGATGCAGCGTGAGCAGGAACACGCACTGCAGGGCAGTGGTGATGAGGCGGTAGAAGAGCGCTCGACGGCTTCATTGAAGCAGGCCAGCTATTGGTTTGCTCAGGCATCGATCAAAGATCTAAACGCTTTGTTCGAGCACGGGGTATCTTTGATCCACGGTTACAGCGGAGAGACCGACGTAATCGCAGGAGAGCTTGCAATTGCTAAGGCTGCCGAAGCGGGCATTGCTAATGCGATGGCGCTATTAGGTTATTTCTATCTGGTGGGCAGTGAGCAGTTTGAAGCTGACTCGAGTTTGGCGCAGCAATACCTCAGCGAAGCGGCTAAGTTAGAGCAATCGGAGGCAATGGCTAATTTAGGGGTGCTCTATTACCAGCAGGGTGAGCTAGAAAGCGCCTATAAGTATATTCATCGAGCGGCTCAGGCTGGATTCCCTCACGCTCAATATCATTTAGCCTTGATGCTGGCACGTGGCGAAGGCTGTGAGCAAGACAGCATTAAGAGTGCTTATTGGATGGCTGAGGCCGCTGAGCAGGGGCAGGTGGATGCTATGTTTTCCTGTGCGCAGGGGATGCTGCATGATGACAGCGCCATTGGGCAAGACTTGTCACAAGCAGAAGCCTATCTGCGAGAGGTGATTAAGTATGGTCATAGCGTACCGGCAATGATTGAACTCAGTATTGCACTCGCCGATGGCATCTTAGGGCGCATCGATGTGGTGTCTGCCGCAGCGTTACTTAAAATGGCGAGAGAGCGAGCCAATCAAACTGAGCTGGATGTGATTTTGCCGCTATGGAGTTCATTGGCGCAGCAAGTTGATGCCGTTTTAGCCGTTACCAATTCAAAACAAGAGCTTTTATCATTAAACAAAGCGGCAGAGTTGTTATCTGAGCCCGAAGATTAA
- a CDS encoding DUF2780 domain-containing protein has product MKSMTATLLTISALLSSPASAGLLDQLGQATATASEQTQQAQSSDLVGTVMSQLGLSQTQAEGGLGSLLSLAQSSLGSNDFSSIADSIPGIDGLLSATPELDSDSGVSGLLSKAGGLGESLQGGAMVYNAFEKLGISKELAAPMIDIVKGYLDTNGSAGTSDLLMKGLNSIL; this is encoded by the coding sequence ATGAAATCAATGACTGCAACTCTACTTACCATATCCGCTTTATTGAGTTCCCCAGCCAGCGCAGGGCTCTTAGACCAACTAGGCCAAGCAACAGCGACAGCTAGTGAGCAAACCCAGCAGGCTCAATCGAGTGATTTAGTTGGCACAGTGATGTCGCAACTTGGCCTAAGCCAGACTCAAGCCGAAGGTGGATTGGGTAGCTTACTCTCGCTAGCGCAAAGCTCTTTAGGCAGCAATGACTTCAGCTCTATAGCCGATTCGATTCCAGGTATTGATGGACTGTTAAGTGCAACGCCTGAGCTCGATAGTGACTCCGGTGTGTCAGGGTTACTCTCCAAGGCGGGTGGCTTAGGTGAATCTTTGCAAGGTGGCGCTATGGTTTATAATGCGTTTGAGAAATTAGGCATTTCCAAAGAACTTGCAGCACCAATGATCGATATCGTCAAAGGCTACTTAGATACCAATGGCAGTGCAGGAACTTCAGATCTACTAATGAAAGGTCTTAATTCTATCTTGTAG
- a CDS encoding LysR substrate-binding domain-containing protein — protein MKLENLARIDLNLLVILQVLLEEQSVTRAANRLHLSQSALSKSLNRLRETLGDPLFLRTAHGLKPTAHAVQLGKILPQSLQSLYQLTLPPSFTPHNSNRQFSFAMVESAYETLLPYFIGTLLNRAPNLKLDSFVWSENSMQAIQQGQIDFGIAGRELHPQSAFQVDRLPEGIAHQTLFTDHQLCLVRQDHPILSAVAAGHWDLTVYLEMSHVQVRCEGNDWWALDYHLADLGHHRRLSTIVPDFYGAASVCAHSDLIFTLPASFAQHAKKLYPLVELPLPIEFIPLAYVLLWHERSAEDPGHGWVKEIICESVAKAFLNSQN, from the coding sequence TTGAAACTAGAAAATCTCGCACGTATCGATCTCAACCTACTGGTTATTCTGCAAGTGCTTTTGGAGGAGCAAAGCGTCACCCGTGCCGCCAATCGCCTACACCTTAGTCAGTCTGCTCTGAGTAAGAGCTTAAACCGCTTAAGGGAGACCCTAGGGGATCCACTTTTCCTGCGCACCGCTCATGGACTTAAGCCAACAGCCCACGCAGTACAGTTAGGCAAGATCCTCCCCCAAAGCCTACAAAGCTTGTATCAACTAACACTACCGCCAAGCTTTACGCCCCATAACAGTAACCGTCAGTTTTCATTTGCCATGGTGGAAAGCGCTTACGAAACTTTGCTGCCTTACTTTATCGGCACCTTACTCAATCGCGCCCCCAACCTTAAGCTCGATAGCTTTGTATGGAGCGAAAATTCGATGCAGGCGATTCAACAAGGGCAGATTGATTTCGGTATTGCCGGGCGTGAACTGCACCCACAGTCTGCCTTTCAGGTGGATAGGCTACCCGAAGGCATCGCCCATCAAACCCTGTTTACCGATCATCAGCTGTGTTTGGTTCGCCAAGATCACCCCATCCTCTCGGCCGTAGCTGCCGGCCATTGGGATCTGACTGTCTATCTCGAGATGTCACATGTGCAGGTACGCTGCGAAGGCAATGACTGGTGGGCACTGGACTATCATCTGGCCGATTTAGGTCACCATCGCCGTTTAAGCACTATCGTGCCCGATTTTTATGGCGCTGCGAGTGTTTGTGCCCATAGCGATCTGATTTTTACCCTACCCGCGAGCTTTGCCCAACATGCTAAGAAGCTCTATCCCTTAGTCGAGTTACCGCTGCCGATTGAATTTATTCCACTGGCCTACGTACTACTCTGGCATGAGCGAAGTGCTGAAGATCCAGGCCATGGATGGGTTAAGGAGATTATTTGTGAAAGCGTTGCCAAGGCGTTTTTAAACAGTCAAAATTGA
- the nrfD gene encoding cytochrome c nitrite reductase subunit NrfD, producing the protein MSPFHFDSLTWPWPIAIYLFLAGISAGAICFAVLLKHFKLGRDAYKSGFVQAACLIAPLAVFAGLGILVIDLTKPFDFWKILVFYNPTSVMSVGVAVLMVYQVALFAWLACVFKEPALSWCNGRWPVVEKLFSAIAKHEASITGFLVILALSLGAYTGFLLSALTTYPMLNNPVLPLLFLVSGLSSGAAGTLLGGVLLKGNPDGKEVHFIHNIEIPMILVEIVLIFTFFTGLILTGGQSQVAAFAAIGEGFWGWIFWAGIVVVGLSMPLAFNLFMKASSKRKFSYVAITASCSLIGVLLLRNFILYTGQMTVA; encoded by the coding sequence ATGAGTCCATTCCATTTTGACAGCCTAACTTGGCCATGGCCAATTGCCATCTACCTATTTCTTGCGGGTATATCGGCCGGAGCCATCTGCTTTGCTGTATTGCTAAAACACTTTAAATTGGGACGTGATGCCTATAAATCAGGCTTTGTCCAGGCGGCTTGTCTTATTGCACCGTTGGCTGTATTTGCAGGGCTTGGCATTTTAGTTATCGATTTAACTAAGCCGTTCGATTTTTGGAAGATCTTAGTGTTCTACAACCCGACTTCTGTGATGTCTGTTGGTGTCGCTGTACTGATGGTCTATCAGGTTGCACTGTTCGCTTGGTTAGCTTGTGTCTTTAAAGAGCCTGCGCTTTCTTGGTGTAACGGTCGCTGGCCAGTTGTTGAGAAGTTATTTAGTGCAATCGCTAAGCATGAAGCAAGCATTACAGGCTTCTTGGTGATCCTTGCCTTGTCATTAGGTGCATATACTGGCTTCCTGCTATCGGCATTAACGACTTATCCAATGCTAAATAATCCGGTATTGCCTTTGCTGTTTTTGGTCTCAGGGCTTTCATCGGGAGCTGCGGGGACTCTACTCGGCGGCGTATTGCTCAAAGGTAATCCTGATGGTAAGGAAGTGCACTTTATCCACAATATTGAGATCCCAATGATTTTGGTGGAAATTGTGCTTATCTTCACCTTCTTTACAGGCTTGATTTTAACTGGAGGCCAGAGCCAAGTGGCTGCATTTGCTGCAATTGGAGAAGGCTTCTGGGGCTGGATATTCTGGGCTGGTATCGTTGTTGTTGGTTTGAGTATGCCACTGGCCTTTAACCTATTTATGAAAGCCTCCTCTAAGCGCAAGTTCTCTTATGTGGCGATTACTGCCAGCTGCAGTTTAATCGGCGTACTTTTACTGCGTAACTTCATTCTTTATACCGGCCAAATGACGGTTGCTTAA
- a CDS encoding 4Fe-4S dicluster domain-containing protein produces the protein MSNSRRLFLKGACAAAVGASGFTIATAKGTAGSDVEPVCNYALVHDETKCIGCDACSIACREVNQVPEGVSRLEIEREGPFGEYPNQHFRFTRKSCQHCDDTPCVKVCPTGAAYKDPKTGIVSVDEWKCVGCQYCIAACPYQIRFINPVTKAADKCDFCKETRLKEGQLPACVTACPTKALTFGDITDPQSQVVQVLKSAPSYRTKTDLGTRPKLFRIASQSGEIKL, from the coding sequence ATGTCTAACTCAAGAAGATTGTTTTTAAAAGGTGCCTGTGCAGCGGCGGTTGGGGCTTCCGGCTTCACCATCGCAACGGCCAAAGGGACTGCTGGTAGCGACGTTGAACCCGTATGTAACTATGCCTTAGTACATGATGAGACCAAGTGTATCGGTTGTGATGCTTGCTCTATTGCTTGTCGTGAAGTCAACCAAGTACCAGAAGGTGTAAGCCGATTAGAGATCGAGCGTGAAGGCCCATTTGGTGAGTATCCAAATCAGCATTTTCGATTTACGCGTAAATCATGTCAGCATTGTGATGATACGCCTTGTGTAAAGGTATGCCCAACAGGGGCTGCCTATAAAGACCCAAAAACAGGCATCGTAAGTGTCGATGAATGGAAGTGTGTCGGTTGCCAATACTGCATTGCTGCTTGTCCGTATCAAATCCGTTTCATTAATCCAGTGACTAAAGCGGCTGATAAATGCGATTTCTGTAAGGAAACTCGCCTTAAAGAGGGTCAGTTACCTGCTTGTGTTACTGCCTGTCCAACTAAAGCGTTAACTTTTGGTGATATTACTGACCCGCAATCTCAAGTCGTACAAGTGCTTAAATCAGCCCCTAGCTACCGAACTAAAACTGATCTCGGGACCAGGCCTAAGTTGTTCCGTATTGCATCACAAAGTGGGGAGATAAAACTATGA
- a CDS encoding multiheme c-type cytochrome, translating into MSSLFKYSVSLLMSILLVVAASVISIKAVAAEFKINENKQCIMCHKRNGKMLGVHANDALDISCQDCHGEKEGHPRKASNLIGFSNKSASDVNTQTQSCLKCHDHSVLAERDWSHDAHSNKVNCASCHLLHPNTDPVLGVSAKERSELCSSCHVAK; encoded by the coding sequence ATGTCCAGCTTATTTAAATATTCAGTTTCCTTGTTGATGAGCATTTTACTTGTTGTTGCCGCTTCGGTGATATCTATCAAGGCTGTTGCCGCAGAATTTAAAATTAATGAAAATAAACAATGCATTATGTGCCATAAGCGCAATGGAAAAATGCTCGGCGTACATGCCAATGACGCCTTAGATATCAGTTGTCAGGATTGTCATGGTGAAAAAGAGGGACATCCAAGAAAGGCATCCAACTTAATCGGCTTTAGTAATAAGTCGGCCTCAGATGTTAATACGCAAACTCAAAGCTGTTTGAAGTGTCACGACCATAGCGTATTAGCTGAACGTGATTGGAGCCATGACGCTCACTCTAACAAGGTGAATTGTGCTAGCTGCCATCTTTTACATCCCAACACAGATCCTGTGCTAGGCGTATCTGCAAAAGAGCGTAGTGAACTGTGTAGCAGTTGCCACGTGGCCAAGTAA
- a CDS encoding tRNA-uridine aminocarboxypropyltransferase encodes MSRPTCPNCHYPQNACLCASIELMQVTPELIILQDPSEVGHAKNSVRLLELVIAETQVVVGETADDFAALRQQLAASDKPVYLVYPSENSISANETKVEEEVILLFLDGTWRKAYKLLQLNPWLQAYPALHLDLDSASNYTIRKASRSDSLSTLEAAAMMLKAIDNEQDVAPLTKALDAMVEQRLASMPADVRARYQ; translated from the coding sequence GTGTCCCGTCCAACTTGTCCCAACTGCCACTATCCGCAAAATGCCTGTTTGTGTGCCAGTATCGAACTTATGCAAGTCACGCCTGAGCTGATAATTTTGCAAGATCCCAGTGAAGTAGGGCATGCGAAGAATAGTGTGCGCCTGCTAGAGCTGGTTATCGCTGAAACTCAAGTCGTCGTCGGTGAAACAGCCGATGATTTTGCTGCGCTGCGTCAACAATTGGCTGCATCCGATAAGCCTGTCTACTTAGTTTACCCATCAGAGAACAGCATATCGGCAAATGAGACTAAGGTTGAAGAGGAAGTGATCCTTCTCTTCTTAGATGGCACTTGGAGAAAGGCCTATAAATTGCTGCAGCTTAACCCATGGTTACAGGCTTATCCTGCCTTGCACTTGGATTTGGACAGTGCTTCAAATTACACCATACGTAAGGCGAGCCGAAGCGATAGTCTGTCCACATTAGAGGCCGCGGCCATGATGTTAAAAGCCATAGATAACGAGCAAGATGTCGCGCCGCTAACTAAGGCATTAGATGCCATGGTAGAGCAAAGGTTAGCTTCTATGCCTGCCGATGTGCGGGCTAGATATCAATAA